The Canis lupus dingo isolate Sandy chromosome 26, ASM325472v2, whole genome shotgun sequence genome has a segment encoding these proteins:
- the RFC5 gene encoding replication factor C subunit 5 isoform X2, translated as METSAQQEQQPAAAKIRNLPWVEKYRPQTLNDLISHQDILSTIQKFISEDRLPHLLLYGPPGTGKTSTILACAKQLYKDKEFGSMVLELNASDDRGIDIVRGPILSFASTRTIFKKGFKLVILDEADAMTQDAQNALRRVIEKFTENTRFCLICNYLSKIIPALQSRCTRFRFGPLTPELMVPRLEHVVGEEKVDLSEDGMKALVTLSSGDMRRALNILQSTNMAFGKVTEETVYTCTGHPLKSDIANILDWMLNQDFTTAYRSILPCVLLTVVDFPSSVRVHLLTKMADIEYRLSVGTNEKIQLSSLIAAFQVTRDLIVTEA; from the exons ATGGAGACCTCAgcgcagcaggagcagcagcccgCGGCGGCCAAGATCAGAAACCTGCCCTG GGTTGAAAAATACCGGCCACAGACGCTGAATGATCTGATTTCTCATCAGGACATTTTGAGTACCA TTCAAAAATTTATCAGTGAAGACCGTTTGCCCCACCTGCTCCTCTATGGTCCTCCAGGGACAGGAAAGACTTCCACCATCCTGGCCTGTGCAAAACAGCTATACAAAGATAAGGAATTTGGCTCCATGGTCTTGGAG CTGAACGCTTCAGACGACCGAGGAATAGATATTGTTCGGGGACCAATCCTGAGCTTCGCTAGCACAAGGACAATATTTAA GAAAGGCTTCAAACTAGTGATCCTGGATGAAGCTGACGCCATGACTCAAGACGCCCAGAATGCCTTGAGGAGAG TGATTGAGAAGTTCACCGAGAACACCCGGTTCTGCCTCATCTGTAACTATCTGTCAAAGATCATCCCGGCCTTGCAGTCCCGGTGTACGAGGTTCCGATTCGGCCCCCTGACCCCCGAGCTCATGGTTCCCCGCCTGGAGCACGTCGTAGGAGAGGAGAA AGTGGACCTAAGTGAGGACGGGATGAAAGCGCTCGTGACCCTTTCCAGCGGAGATATGCGGAGGGCTCTGAACATTTTGCAG AGCACCAATATGGCCTTCGGGAAGGTGACAGAGGAAACGGTCTACACCTGTACCGGGCACCCCCTCAAGTCAGACATTGCTAACATTCTGGACTGGATGTTGAATCAAGACTTCACCACAGCCTACAGGAGTATCCTTCCTTGTGTCCTGCTGACAGTAG TTGACTTTCCATCTTCGGTTCGAGTACATTTACTGACCAAAATGGCAGACATAGA GTACAGACTTTCTGTTGGCACCAATGAGAAGATTCAGCTGAGCTCTCTCATTGCCGCTTTCCAGGTCACCAGGGACCTGATTGTTACAGAGGCCTAG
- the RFC5 gene encoding replication factor C subunit 5 isoform X1 yields METSAQQEQQPAAAKIRNLPWVEKYRPQTLNDLISHQDILSTIQKFISEDRLPHLLLYGPPGTGKTSTILACAKQLYKDKEFGSMVLELNASDDRGIDIVRGPILSFASTRTIFKKGFKLVILDEADAMTQDAQNALRRVIEKFTENTRFCLICNYLSKIIPALQSRCTRFRFGPLTPELMVPRLEHVVGEEKVDLSEDGMKALVTLSSGDMRRALNILQSTNMAFGKVTEETVYTCTGHPLKSDIANILDWMLNQDFTTAYRNIMELKTLKGLALHDILTEIHLFVHRVDFPSSVRVHLLTKMADIEYRLSVGTNEKIQLSSLIAAFQVTRDLIVTEA; encoded by the exons ATGGAGACCTCAgcgcagcaggagcagcagcccgCGGCGGCCAAGATCAGAAACCTGCCCTG GGTTGAAAAATACCGGCCACAGACGCTGAATGATCTGATTTCTCATCAGGACATTTTGAGTACCA TTCAAAAATTTATCAGTGAAGACCGTTTGCCCCACCTGCTCCTCTATGGTCCTCCAGGGACAGGAAAGACTTCCACCATCCTGGCCTGTGCAAAACAGCTATACAAAGATAAGGAATTTGGCTCCATGGTCTTGGAG CTGAACGCTTCAGACGACCGAGGAATAGATATTGTTCGGGGACCAATCCTGAGCTTCGCTAGCACAAGGACAATATTTAA GAAAGGCTTCAAACTAGTGATCCTGGATGAAGCTGACGCCATGACTCAAGACGCCCAGAATGCCTTGAGGAGAG TGATTGAGAAGTTCACCGAGAACACCCGGTTCTGCCTCATCTGTAACTATCTGTCAAAGATCATCCCGGCCTTGCAGTCCCGGTGTACGAGGTTCCGATTCGGCCCCCTGACCCCCGAGCTCATGGTTCCCCGCCTGGAGCACGTCGTAGGAGAGGAGAA AGTGGACCTAAGTGAGGACGGGATGAAAGCGCTCGTGACCCTTTCCAGCGGAGATATGCGGAGGGCTCTGAACATTTTGCAG AGCACCAATATGGCCTTCGGGAAGGTGACAGAGGAAACGGTCTACACCTGTACCGGGCACCCCCTCAAGTCAGACATTGCTAACATTCTGGACTGGATGTTGAATCAAGACTTCACCACAGCCTACAGGA ATATAATGGAGTTGAAAACGCTGAAGGGCTTGGCACTCCATGATATCCTGACAGAGATACACTTGTTTGTGCACAGAG TTGACTTTCCATCTTCGGTTCGAGTACATTTACTGACCAAAATGGCAGACATAGA GTACAGACTTTCTGTTGGCACCAATGAGAAGATTCAGCTGAGCTCTCTCATTGCCGCTTTCCAGGTCACCAGGGACCTGATTGTTACAGAGGCCTAG